A section of the Triticum dicoccoides isolate Atlit2015 ecotype Zavitan chromosome 7A, WEW_v2.0, whole genome shotgun sequence genome encodes:
- the LOC119332133 gene encoding NAC domain-containing protein 76-like: protein MHPSGGALSVPPGFRFHPTDEELLYYYLRKKVAYEAIDLDVIREIDLNKLEPWDLKDRCRIGTGPQNEWYFFSHKDKKYPTGTRTNRATTAGFWKATGRDKAIFLGSGARRIGMRKTLVFYVGRAPHGKKTDWIMHEYRLDEDNVEVQEDGWVVCRVFTKKSYTRGMNPAEMAGFDDDELLHPFPVPASAAGAMQMATDQKHIMHNPGHLMQQQQQHYDFPSFDASMQLPQLMSAEHEQQTLSSFLPGAPAAVAMRPHELECSQNLMKLTSSGTIGMLHHHGGGGGGSDARFPGTDWSILDKLLASHQNLDQLFQGKVAAAAAASMAPYQQHQQQLMEQLGGSSTSSMQRMPLQYLGCEAADLLRFSK, encoded by the exons ATGCATCCGAGTGGCGGCGCGCTGTCAGTGCCACCGGGCTTCCGGTTCCATCCGACGGACGAGGAGCTCCTCTACTACTACCTGAGGAAGAAGGTCGCCTATGAGGCCATAGATCTTGACGTCATCAGGGAGATCGACCTCAACAAGCTTGAGCCATGGGACCTCAAAG ATCGGTGCAGGATAGGCACGGGCCCTCAGAACGAGTGGTACTTCTTCAGCCACAAGGACAAGAAGTACCCGACGGGGACGCGGACGAACCGGGCCACCACGGCGGGGTTCTGGAAGGCCACGGGCCGCGACAAGGCCATCTTCCTCGGCAGCGGCGCCAGGAGGATCGGCATGAGGAAGACGCTGGTGTTCTACGTCGGGAGGGCTCCCCACGGCAAGAAGACCGACTGGATCATGCACGAGTACCGCCTCGACGAAGACAACGTCGAGGTCCAG GAAGATGGCTGGGTGGTGTGTAGGGTTTTCACCAAGAAGAGCTACACGAGAGGCATGAACCCGGCGGAGATGGCGGGGTTCGACGACGACGAGCTCCTCCACCCCTTCCCGGTCCCAGCTTCCGCCGCCGGCGCGATGCAAATGGCCACGGACCAGaagcacatcatgcacaaccccggccacctcatgcagcagcagcagcagcactacGACTTCCCTTCCTTCGACGCGTCCATGCAGCTCCCGCAGCTCATGAGCGCCGAGCACGAGCAGCAgacgctctcctccttcctccccggcGCACCAGCCGCCGTCGCCATGAGGCCGCACGAGCTCGAGTGCTCACAGAACCTGATGAAGCTCACGTCGAGCGGCACCATCGGAATGCTCCACCatcacggtggcggtggcggtggaagCGACGCCCGCTTCCCCGGCACGGATTGGTCCATCCTGGACAAGCTCCTCGCCTCGCACCAGAACCTGGACCAGCTCTTCCAGGGCAAGGTTGCCGCCGCCGCAGCAGCATCAATGGCGCCTTACCAGCAGCACCAGCAGCAGCTCATGGAGCAACTTGGAGGCAGCAGCACCTCCTCCATGCAGAGGATGCCACTGCAGTACCTCGGCTGTGAGGCCGCCGACCTCCTCAGGTTCTCCAAGTAG
- the LOC119328717 gene encoding uncharacterized protein LOC119328717, with protein sequence MPRIPMIRFPKRHLKVPSPPAAQPADQHATLMSRLGAKVEAPSSGEKKNYRFRSDVPSAPSHNAVGGPASQLPKRKPLSEEEIEAIMQGGVF encoded by the exons ATGCCGCGCATTCCCATGATCAGATTCCCCAAGAGGCATCTCAAAGTCCCATCCCCACCAG CGGCGCAGCCTGCAGATCAGCACGCGACCCTCATGTCCCGATTGG GAGCTAAAGTAGAGGCACCATCTTCTGGAGAGAAAAAGAATTACCGGTTCAGATCAGATGTGCCTTCCGCACCTTCTCATAATGCTGTTGGAGGGCCAGCTTCACAGCTTCCCAAGCGCAAACCACTCTCTGAGGAAGAGATTGAAGCTATCATG CAAGGTGGTGTCTTCTGA
- the LOC119328716 gene encoding uncharacterized protein LOC119328716 yields the protein MAMAQSFSARRPPPSPALASPSSPASSWSPPRRGPRRRRALTAASSLHFRPEDVAELAHNKVLIAATVAGVIGQLAKPFTSGRDRGKIDIVKAAAQSGGMPSTHSAAVVAVTTSLALERGFGDSIFGMSVIFASLVMYDAQGVRREVGKHARLLNKLWALREQTTTQVQEDGGGQVNSTSELLPANRELVSVPRDASTSQHSNGIPSSTRNDATKPPRWSSLQSSVPELTELTEEHGRLSESVGHTEAQVTAGALLGFVVSLAVHAIL from the exons ATGGCCATGGCCCAGTCGTTCTCCGCTCGCCGCCCGCCCCCCTCCccggcgctcgcctccccctcctccccggcCTCCTCCTGGTCTCCCCCGAGGCGCGGGCCGCGGCGCCGCCGGGCCCTCACGGCCGCGTCCTCCCTCCATTTCCGGCCGGAGGACGTCGCCGAGCTCGCGCACAACAAG GTCTTGAttgcggcgacggtggcgggcgTGATCGGGCAGCTGGCCAAGCCCTTCACCTCCGGCAGGGACAGGGGCAAAATCGACATCGTCAAGGCCGCCGCCCAGTcagggggcatgccctccacccactCAGCG GCAGTTGTGGCAGTGACTACCTCGCTTGCGCTAGAAAG GGGGTTTGGTGACTCCATATTCGGGATGTCGGTGATATTTGCCTCGCTTGTAATGTATGATGCTCAG GGAGTCAGAAGAGAGGTGGGCAAGCACGCAAGGCTTTTGAACAAGCTATGGGCCCTGCGGGAGCAGACGACGACTCAAGTTCAGGAGGACGGTGGTGGCCAGGTGAATTCCACCTCCGAACTCCTCCCCGCAAACCGTGAGCTCGTCTCTGTTCCTCGGGACGCATCTACGTCGCAGCATTCAAACGGCATCCCCTCCTCGACGCGCAACGACGCGACAAAACCGCCTAGATGGAGTTCCCTCCAAAGCTCAGTGCCAGAGCTAACCGAGTTGACAGAGGAGCATGGCCGGCTGAGCGAGTCCGTCGGCCACACGGAGGCGCAGGTCACAGCCGGCGCCTTGCTAGGCTTTGTTGTAAGCTTAGCCGTCCACGCGATACTGTAA